The proteins below come from a single Metarhizium brunneum chromosome 1, complete sequence genomic window:
- the Gen1 gene encoding Flap endonuclease GEN 1, which translates to MGIKGIYKELGPGKRISLSKLAADSLESANRPYRIAIDFAIWHFQTQAAQGGTNPALRTLFYRLVRLLGTPIQPIFVFDGSNKPMFKRNKRSGRGDGATTAAAKHLIRLFGFPTHDAPGEGEAECALLQRHGIVDAVLSEDVDTIMFGCTKTLRNWSSEGKTSTAPTHVSLYDVGDMALGDLGLDREGMVLVALMSGGDYLPDGVPGCGVKVACEAAKAGFGKSVCRLKVSDKDGIQAWRNSLRHELQTNEKGYFRTKHKALTIPEDFPNIEVLRYYTHPIVSSESSIEAIRQTMEQKHVFHLTALREFTRENFDWDYRIGAVKFVRVLGQAMLVRDLANSQIAAQHVKRISGRRTHFSTDGTPELRLAFIPEEVVPIDLAKEVDETVNPGRTGLALNSDDEFDTPEGVPTINAPKLFDISKPDLAWVLEGLVKNSASDVFQEWQLKEQAKAVRRSPTKTKKKAGITKALKGSDMPRGSLDKYVTATKAALASNQGSSKALEPSSSLHKSLARPKATPSISKQSSSSPTRSPKTAATIEIPQEATRRDLYFIKSPSAGIPFSSCISFPVRFSL; encoded by the exons ATGGGCATCAAAGG TATTTACAAAGAGCTCGGTCCGGGCAAGCGGATCTCGCTCTCCAAGCTTGCCGCTGATAGCTTGGAGTCGGCAAACCGACCGTATCGCATTGCTATTGACTTTGCAATATGGCACTTCCAGACACAGGCTGCACAAG GTGGTACCAATCCGGCATTGAGGACTCTGTTCTATCGCCTAGTTCGACTCCTCGGGACCCCAATACAACCAATCTTTGTGTTTGATGGGTCAAATAAGCCCATGTTTAAACGAAACAAACGATCAGGACGAGGCGACGGCGCTACAACGGCAGCGGCGAAGCACCTGATACGATTGTTCGGATTTCCTACCCATGATGCCCCCGGCGAAGGAGAAGCGGAATGCGCCCTCCTCCAGCGACACGGAATAGTTGATGCTGTTCTCAGCGAAGACGTCGACACAATAATGTTTGGATGCACAAAAACACTCCGTAATTGGTCTTCCGAAGGGAAAACTTCCACAGCACCAACCCATGTTTCTCTATACGACGTTGGGGACATGGCGTTGGGAGACCTAGGTCTTGATCGTGAAGGCATGGTGTTAGTTGCATTAATGAGCGGCGGTGACTATCTTCCAGACGGAGTACCCGGATGTGGTGTAAAAGTAGCCTGTGAGGCGGCCAAAGCTGGCTTTGGAAAATCAGTTTGCCGTCTAAAGGTATCCGATAAAGACGGTATACAAGCATGGCGGAATTCTCTACGGCATGAGTTACAAACCAACGAAAAAGGCTATTTCAGAACGAAGCACAAGGCGTTAACGATACCAGAAGACTTCCCCAACATCGAAGTCCTGCGCTACTACACCCACCCAATAGTGTCTTCCGAATCCAGTATTGAGGCTATTCGTCAAACAATGGAGCAAAAGCACGTATTTCATCTAACCGCATTGCGCGAGTTTACGCGAGAGAATTTCGACTGGGACTACCGTATAGGGGCTGTCAAGTTTGTCCGAGTTCTAGGACAGGCAATGCTTGTTCGCGACTTGGCCAATTCCCAAATTGCCGCCCAGCATGTTAAACGCATTTCTGGGCGACGAACACACTTTAGCACAGATGGCACACCCGAATTACGCTTGGCCTTTATCCCTGAGGAAGTTGTCCCCATTGATTTGGCGAAAGAAGTTGACGAAACTGTCAATCCTGGCCGAACAGGATTGGCGTTGAACAGCGACGATGAGTTCGACACTCCTGAGGGCGTCCCTACCATTAACGCACCAAAACTGTTTGACATTTCCAAACCCGATCTCGCCTGGGTGCTGGAAGGCTTGGTGAAAAATTCCGCCTCCGACGTTTTCCAAGAATGGCAATTGAAAGAacaggccaaggctgtccGACGATCTCCtacaaagacaaagaaaaaagctGGTATAACCAAAGCTCTCAAAGGCTCCGATATGCCTCGAGGCTCACTTGACAAGTATGTCACAGCCACAAAGGCAGCTCTTGCTAGCAACCAAGGTTCTTCCAAAGCTCTTGAGCCAAGTTCATCACTCCACAAGAGCCTTGCGCGTCCCAAAGCCACGCCGAGCATAAGTAAGCaatcctcgtcctcgcctaCGAGGAGTCCGAAAACAGCGGCAACCATTGAG ATCCCCCAGGAGGCAACCAGACGCGATCTATATTTCATCAAGTCCCCCAGCGCCGGCATCCCGTTCTCCTCCTGCATCTCCTTCCCCGTCAGGTTCAGTTTGTAG
- the vrtH_0 gene encoding FAD-dependent monooxygenase, with product MPSHFLEGKKIIVSGAGFAGLSFVVALHQSWDPALKLPQITIYEREGRHLPRNRQGYSLSLHGFDENGGLVAARDIGLLDEMMKRAICGNDSTSGFRVWSSSWAQLLAVKFSPYKDLPASGIRIMRNDIRDLCVSAAERLCPITWSTTVTSAERLSNGQMRVHISPSDNEGKSFTDDCDLLIAADGAHSKIRSSFRPNDSLEYAGAIQMGGVSRFPNGVPEPVTKNWGLVITGEGVGCFFSPVDATGVVWGLGFLEPQRTQKYDPESRQQCEALKEEALRRGHMLQEPFQTIVNATEQHSSFMFPARDKKPFPHTGDDNLKGVVFLGDTNHAVSPFAGNGANMALKDGVDLARQICRSQSMEEALIAYDKLALPRAQKTLKQSHERINFSHCTGWYYYALRGMLFAGSTIMYLMGRL from the coding sequence ATGCCAAGCCACTTCTTGGAAGGCAAAAAAATAATCGTCTCGGGCGCTGGTTTCGCTGGCCTCTccttcgtcgtcgccctccaCCAAAGCTGGGATCCTGCCCTCAAACTACCCCAAATCACAATCTACGAACGTGAAGGCCGTCATCTTCCCCGCAACAGACAAGGGTATTCCCTCTCTCTCCATGGCTTCGACGAGAACGGTGGCCTCGTGGCGGCCCGAGACATTGGTCTTCTCGACGAAATGATGAAGCGTGCCATTTGTGGAAATGACAGCACCTCGGGGTTTCGCGTATGGTCGAGTAGCTGGGCTCAATTGCTCGCTGTCAAGTTCTCTCCCTACAAAGATTTACCTGCTTCAGGCATTCGAATCATGCGCAACGACATAAGGGACCTTTGTGTCTCTGCTGCCGAGAGGCTGTGCCCCATTACCTGGAGTACGACGGTTACCTCTGCCGAGAGGCTATCCAATGGGCAAATGCGAGTTCACATATCCCCGTCTGATAACGAAGGCAAGTCCTTCACGGATGACTGTGACTTACTCATTGCTGCGGACGGGGCACACAGCAAGATTCGCTCTTCCTTCAGGCCAAACGATAGTCTAGAGTACGCAGGCGCCATTCAAATGGGCGGCGTGAGCAGGTTTCCCAACGGTGTCCCCGAACCCGTCACCAAGAACTGGGGCTTGGTCATCACTGGCGAAGGAGTTGGGTGTTTCTTCTCGCCCGTCGATGCTACAGGCGTCGTCTGGGGTCTGGGGTTCCTGGAACCCCAACGAACACAAAAGTACGATCCGGAATCACGCCAACAATGCGAGGCTCTCAAGGAGGAGGCCCTGAGGAGAGGGCACATGCTCCAAGAGCCCTTCCAGACCATTGTGAACGCCACGGAGCAACACTCGTCATTCATGTTCCCTGCCCGAGATAAGAAGCCCTTCCCCCATACAGGCGATGACAACTTGAAGGGTGTCGTGTTCCTGGGAGACACGAATCATGCCGTCAGCCCATTCGCTGGTAACGGggcaaacatggccttgaAAGATGGCGTTGATCTTGCGCGTCAAATTTGCCGTAGTCAGTCCATGGAGGAGGCGTTGATTGCGTATGACAAGTTGGCGTTGCCGAGGGCACAAAAGACTCTCAAGCAGTCACATGAGCGGATCAACTTCTCCCATTGCACGGGTTGGTATTATTATGCCCTGAGGGGGATGCTTTTCGCCGGAAGTACCATCATGTATCTGATGGGACGGCTATGA
- the GET1 gene encoding Protein GET1 — translation MTTILFLIFAVEVLAQFITAVGAAQINNLIWTLINYLPVSTSKAAAEQRTLQAEYLKVRRDLNATSSQDEFARWAKLRRQHDKLLEKLDASKKAMEASRARFDNYLTAIRMLITKVPQYFIPFWYGKEPMFWLPYGWFPYYAEWIISFPRAPMGSVSAPSWQLACSVVITLLAEILMFASRQISAQPKTKVAQPGEEAKKPGKQTAEKSEEKKEL, via the exons atgacgaCCATTCTGTTCCTCATATTTGCCGTCGAGGTGTTGGCCCAGTTCATCACCGCTGTGGGCGCGGCACAGATCAACAATCTG ATCTGGACCTTGATCAACTACCTCCCCGTCTCGACGtccaaagccgccgccgagcagcGCACGCTCCAGGCCGAATATCTAAAAGTACGGCGGGACTTGAACGCCACGAGTAGCCAGGACGAGTTTGCGAGATGGGCCAAGCTGCGAAGGCAGCACGATAAGCTGCTTGAGAAGCTCGATGCATCCA AGAAAGCAATGGAAGCCTCGCGAGCCCGGTTTGACAACTACCTCACGGCGATACGGATGCTCATCACCAAAGTACCCCAATACTTCATCCCCTTCTGGTACGGCAAGGAGCCCATGTTCTGGCTGCCCTACGGCTGGTTCCCATACTACGCCGAATGGATCATTTCCTTTCCCCGCGCGCCCATGGGCAGCGTCAGCGCTCCGTCATGGCAGCTGGCTTGCTCTGTGGTGATTACCCTCCTCGCCGAGATCCTCATGTTTGCCAGCAGGCAAATCTCTGCACAGCCAAAGACCAAGGTGGCACAGCCAGGggaggaggccaagaagcccggAAAACAAACTGCGGAGAAGTcggaggaaaagaaggaatTGTAG